One window of Microcoleus vaginatus PCC 9802 genomic DNA carries:
- a CDS encoding GAF domain-containing protein gives MQNYQITEKLHESSNSLVYRGYRQADNLPVILKMLKESYPSPEKIAWFKREYEITQNINLSGVIDVYSFQNIENQWVIALEDFGGESLNYIIVKKQFTIAEFLHLAIEIVDILGQVHQQHIIHKDINPSNIVLNQQTGKLKLIDFGISTTLSRENPSFLNPNVLEGTVAYISPEQTGRMNRTIDYRTDFYSLGITFYELLTGQLPFPTNDVLELVHCHIAKQPIPPHEIKPEVPPIISAIVLKLMAKNAEERYLSAYQLKADLQECLRQWQSKEQIDPFPIDRHEISDRFQIPQKLYGRERKISALLAAFERVSQGTSEMMLVSGYCGIGKTVLIQEIYKPLTRQRGYFISGKFDQFQRDTPYASLIQAFRSLVRQLLTESDAEISKWREKLQAELGEAGGVIVEVIPEVELIIGSQPPLPDLPPAEQRNRFNRVLQKFINIFTQLEHPLVIFLDDLQWADRASLELIQLLMTVADNKYLFLIGAYRDNEVSEAHPLTQILENIAKAKVTTINKIFLTPLALTDITQLLVDTLFAESKNAKPLAKLLQQKTGGNPFFINEFLKSLHSEAWLYFNYESQKWQWDLEQIKAQPITDNVLDLTSKNVKKLPTATQAVLKLAACVGNQFDLKTLAIIYEKSLQETATDLRSALQSGLIIPLSHAYQLAELDVAGLSDQLVAEYKFAHDRIQQAVYSLISEPDRQSVHLRVGRLLLQNTPSEEVAQKLFDIVNQLNKGRALIDQQIERYELAQLNLQAGKKAKSSAASQPAFNYLQIGLSLLNKKSWSQQYNLTLDLHLEAAETAYTIANYDEMERLAGVVLQKAQTLLEKVKVYEVKMQAYCAQTKFLEAIDIGLEVLKLLGVELPQRPNQSDLAQEMEQIKSALAGRQAQDLIDLPQMTDPYKLAAMRVMNYLLGPAFIAMNQLSLLIWCRQVNLSIQHGNAASSALPYIGYGMILCSSGELDTGYQFSQLALKLLDRFKDRTFKARIYAIYKTFIKHWNEPLKDTSSLCMEAYQCAIETGDLEYAASITLSYAYALYLSGVELIDAKKEMAKALEFTYQTQQEAYIHWGKISMQAILNMGEQVENPCCLIGEVYDEQKMIPVHQAGGDRTGLMHVYSHKVILCYLFEEFQQAVENADRFEEYSANAGSFFILPVVYLYDMLARLALYPNSSETEREEILTKVAGKQEKMETWAKQAPMNYLHKFYLVEAERDRVLGNDKDAREYYDKAIILARENEYLNEEALAYELAGRFYLGRNQNHVARHYLQDAHYAYQRWGAIAKVKDLEGRYPQFLAIQSLGSTRTDTENNIINPITTTGSNSGEALDFAAVMKASQAISGEIVLEQLLNQVMKTVIENAGAQKGFLILDKGGNWAIEAEAAVECEIITIMQSIPVDSVDPATGIPLLSTAIVNYVARSHENVVLNNATDEGLFTGDSYITATGPKSILCTPLLNQGKLGGILYLENNLAIGAFTSERVETLKIIAAQAAISIENATLYEKLEDYNRTLEQKVEDRTAQLAQANAEILVLNDRLKVENLRMSAELDVTRRLQQMILPQQQELESIAGLEIAAFMEPADEVGGDYYDVLNYGGKATIGIGDVTGHGLESGVLMIMAQTAIRTLLVHNETDPVKLLQTVNQTLFDNVERMKSSKNMSLSLLEYRDNTLRLSGQHEEVIVVRSSGEVERIDTMDLGFPIALEADIADFIASSEIHLNSGDVVVLYSDGITEAFNMKEAQYGIEPLIEVIALNRGQSAAEIKQAVIDDLRRYIGEQKVFDDITLVVIKQK, from the coding sequence ATGCAAAATTACCAAATTACTGAAAAACTGCATGAGAGCAGTAACTCCTTAGTCTATCGCGGATATCGGCAAGCAGACAATCTGCCTGTTATCCTCAAAATGCTCAAAGAATCCTATCCTTCACCTGAAAAAATTGCCTGGTTTAAGCGAGAGTATGAAATAACCCAAAACATTAATTTATCAGGCGTAATAGATGTTTACAGCTTCCAAAACATAGAAAATCAGTGGGTAATTGCGTTAGAAGATTTTGGTGGCGAATCCCTCAATTATATAATCGTTAAGAAACAATTTACAATTGCTGAATTTCTCCATCTTGCAATTGAAATTGTTGACATTCTCGGTCAGGTTCACCAGCAGCACATCATTCATAAAGATATTAACCCATCAAATATTGTTTTAAATCAGCAGACAGGTAAGCTGAAGCTAATTGATTTTGGAATTTCTACAACCCTGTCGCGAGAAAACCCAAGTTTTCTTAACCCGAACGTATTAGAAGGAACGGTGGCTTATATCTCGCCAGAACAAACAGGTCGCATGAATCGAACAATCGATTACCGCACTGATTTTTACTCGTTGGGGATAACTTTTTATGAATTACTAACCGGACAGTTACCTTTCCCCACCAATGATGTTTTGGAATTAGTGCATTGTCATATTGCTAAACAACCTATCCCACCGCACGAAATTAAACCAGAAGTTCCACCTATTATTTCGGCGATCGTATTGAAATTAATGGCAAAAAATGCTGAGGAACGCTATTTATCAGCATATCAGCTAAAGGCCGATTTACAAGAATGTCTCAGACAGTGGCAGAGCAAAGAGCAAATTGACCCTTTCCCGATTGATCGGCACGAGATTTCCGATCGATTTCAAATTCCGCAAAAACTGTACGGGCGAGAGCGGAAAATTTCTGCCCTATTAGCTGCTTTCGAGCGAGTCAGCCAAGGAACCAGCGAAATGATGCTGGTTTCAGGATATTGTGGGATTGGAAAAACTGTATTAATACAAGAAATATATAAGCCGCTGACTCGCCAACGCGGTTATTTTATTTCTGGTAAGTTTGACCAATTTCAACGAGATACTCCCTACGCATCCTTAATTCAGGCATTTCGTTCGTTAGTGCGGCAGTTACTAACAGAAAGCGATGCAGAAATTAGCAAATGGCGAGAGAAACTCCAAGCAGAATTAGGGGAAGCTGGAGGGGTAATCGTTGAAGTTATTCCTGAAGTAGAACTAATTATTGGTTCGCAACCACCCCTACCAGATCTCCCGCCAGCAGAACAGAGAAATCGCTTTAATCGGGTTTTGCAAAAATTTATTAATATATTCACACAACTCGAACATCCCTTAGTAATTTTCTTAGACGACTTACAGTGGGCAGATAGAGCCTCGCTAGAATTAATTCAACTGTTGATGACAGTAGCCGATAATAAATATCTATTTCTAATTGGTGCATATCGGGATAATGAAGTAAGCGAAGCACATCCGCTAACTCAAATTTTGGAAAATATTGCCAAAGCAAAAGTAACAACCATTAATAAAATATTTTTGACACCTTTAGCCTTAACCGATATTACGCAACTTTTAGTTGATACGCTTTTTGCGGAATCAAAAAATGCTAAGCCACTTGCCAAATTGCTCCAGCAAAAAACTGGTGGTAATCCGTTTTTTATCAATGAATTCTTAAAATCCCTGCATTCTGAAGCATGGTTATATTTTAACTACGAATCTCAGAAATGGCAGTGGGACTTAGAACAAATAAAAGCGCAACCAATTACAGATAACGTTTTAGATCTGACGAGCAAAAATGTAAAAAAACTCCCGACAGCAACTCAGGCAGTATTAAAATTAGCAGCTTGCGTGGGGAATCAGTTTGACTTGAAAACACTGGCGATTATATACGAAAAATCTCTCCAAGAAACAGCAACAGATTTACGGTCAGCACTCCAATCCGGTCTAATTATACCCCTCAGCCATGCCTATCAGTTGGCGGAACTTGATGTAGCAGGTTTGTCCGATCAGTTAGTTGCAGAATACAAATTTGCTCACGATCGCATTCAACAAGCAGTTTACTCTCTCATCTCCGAACCTGATAGACAATCAGTACATCTGCGCGTGGGCAGGTTGTTACTTCAAAATACACCATCTGAAGAAGTGGCACAGAAGCTGTTTGATATTGTCAATCAGTTGAACAAAGGCCGAGCGCTGATAGATCAACAAATAGAGCGATACGAGTTAGCTCAATTAAACTTACAGGCAGGTAAAAAAGCCAAATCTTCAGCGGCTAGTCAACCAGCTTTCAATTACCTTCAGATTGGCTTAAGTTTGTTAAATAAAAAGAGTTGGTCGCAGCAGTACAACCTTACCTTAGATTTGCATTTAGAAGCAGCAGAAACAGCTTATACAATTGCTAACTACGATGAAATGGAGCGCTTAGCTGGGGTAGTTTTGCAAAAAGCCCAAACGCTGTTAGAAAAAGTAAAAGTCTATGAAGTCAAGATGCAAGCTTATTGCGCCCAAACTAAATTCCTAGAGGCGATCGACATTGGGCTAGAAGTTCTGAAATTACTTGGGGTAGAATTACCGCAACGACCGAACCAATCCGATCTGGCACAAGAGATGGAGCAGATAAAATCTGCTTTAGCGGGCAGGCAAGCCCAGGATCTAATCGACTTACCGCAAATGACCGACCCGTATAAACTAGCAGCTATGCGGGTGATGAACTACTTGTTGGGTCCTGCGTTCATAGCAATGAATCAACTGAGCTTATTAATTTGGTGCCGACAGGTGAATTTATCGATTCAGCATGGTAATGCTGCTAGCTCTGCTTTACCGTATATAGGTTACGGAATGATCCTCTGCTCGTCAGGAGAGCTTGACACTGGCTATCAGTTTAGTCAACTTGCTTTGAAGCTACTGGATCGATTCAAAGATAGAACATTTAAAGCAAGAATTTATGCAATATATAAGACATTTATCAAGCATTGGAATGAACCGCTCAAAGACACATCTTCTTTGTGCATGGAAGCTTATCAATGTGCGATAGAAACAGGAGATCTTGAATATGCTGCTAGTATTACCCTTAGCTATGCTTACGCTTTGTACCTCAGCGGTGTGGAGCTGATCGATGCCAAGAAAGAAATGGCGAAAGCCCTTGAATTTACTTATCAAACTCAACAGGAAGCATACATTCATTGGGGTAAAATCTCTATGCAGGCGATCCTGAACATGGGGGAACAAGTAGAAAATCCCTGCTGTTTGATTGGTGAAGTATACGACGAACAAAAGATGATACCCGTTCATCAAGCAGGTGGCGATAGAACTGGGCTCATGCACGTTTATTCACATAAAGTTATCCTCTGTTATCTTTTCGAGGAATTTCAGCAAGCTGTGGAGAATGCAGACCGCTTTGAAGAATACTCAGCTAATGCAGGCTCCTTTTTTATTCTCCCTGTTGTCTATTTGTATGATATGTTAGCCCGACTAGCGCTCTATCCTAATTCCTCAGAAACAGAAAGAGAAGAAATCCTGACAAAGGTTGCTGGTAAACAAGAAAAAATGGAAACATGGGCAAAGCAAGCTCCCATGAATTACCTGCACAAATTCTATCTAGTAGAAGCGGAACGCGATCGCGTATTAGGCAACGATAAGGATGCCAGAGAATATTACGATAAAGCCATCATCTTAGCCCGCGAAAATGAATATCTCAACGAAGAAGCCCTCGCCTACGAACTAGCAGGCAGGTTTTATTTAGGCAGAAATCAAAATCATGTTGCCCGTCACTACCTGCAAGATGCCCACTATGCTTATCAGCGCTGGGGGGCTATAGCTAAGGTAAAAGATTTAGAAGGGCGATACCCGCAGTTTTTAGCCATTCAGTCGCTTGGTTCAACCCGAACAGATACTGAAAATAATATCATCAATCCCATCACCACAACTGGTAGCAATTCCGGCGAAGCACTGGATTTTGCCGCAGTAATGAAAGCATCCCAAGCTATTTCCGGTGAAATCGTTCTCGAACAATTGTTAAACCAGGTGATGAAAACTGTAATTGAAAACGCAGGCGCTCAAAAAGGTTTTCTGATTCTGGATAAAGGCGGCAATTGGGCGATTGAAGCCGAAGCAGCCGTAGAATGCGAGATCATTACCATTATGCAATCCATTCCGGTAGATTCTGTAGATCCTGCAACTGGAATTCCCCTACTGTCAACCGCCATAGTTAACTACGTCGCTCGCAGCCACGAAAATGTAGTATTAAATAACGCCACCGATGAAGGACTATTTACTGGGGATTCTTACATTACCGCAACTGGGCCCAAATCGATCCTCTGCACCCCCCTACTCAATCAAGGCAAACTAGGTGGCATTCTATACTTAGAAAATAATTTGGCGATCGGTGCATTTACCTCGGAAAGAGTCGAAACTTTAAAAATCATTGCGGCTCAAGCTGCGATCTCTATTGAAAATGCAACTCTCTACGAAAAATTAGAAGATTACAACCGAACTTTAGAGCAAAAAGTAGAAGATCGCACCGCACAGTTAGCCCAGGCTAATGCAGAAATATTGGTTTTGAACGATCGGCTAAAAGTAGAAAACCTTCGCATGAGTGCCGAACTAGACGTAACCCGCCGCCTGCAACAAATGATTTTGCCTCAACAGCAGGAATTAGAGTCAATTGCAGGGCTAGAAATTGCTGCATTTATGGAGCCGGCTGATGAAGTTGGCGGCGACTACTACGACGTACTAAATTACGGCGGTAAAGCCACAATTGGCATCGGCGATGTGACAGGACACGGTTTAGAAAGCGGCGTGTTAATGATTATGGCGCAAACAGCAATTCGCACTTTGTTGGTTCACAATGAAACCGACCCAGTTAAATTATTGCAGACAGTCAACCAAACGCTTTTTGACAACGTAGAACGCATGAAGTCCAGTAAAAATATGAGCCTTTCTTTGCTGGAATACCGGGACAACACCCTGCGTTTGAGCGGACAGCACGAAGAGGTGATTGTCGTGCGTTCCAGTGGCGAAGTAGAGCGGATTGATACCATGGACTTAGGCTTCCCGATCGCCTTGGAAGCAGATATTGCCGATTTCATTGCTTCTAGTGAAATACACTTAAATTCGGGGGATGTTGTCGTACTCTATAGTGATGGAATTACGGAAGCTTTTAATATGAAGGAAGCTCAGTACGGTATCGAGCCATTGATTGAAGTTATTGCCCTTAACAGGGGACAGTCAGCAGCAGAAATCAAGCAAGCTGTTATTGACGACCTGCGGCGATACATCGGGGAACAAAAAGTATTTGATGACATTACTTTGGTAGTAATCAAACAGAAGTAA
- a CDS encoding glycosyltransferase has product MTTSRFDLQDLKRRFWRISRVPVATLVVLGAVAFAGAIAGAWFAREGTVSGIFATINTWQQNPPVWLQVPATSKMYLLVPTIALVSVALAAIKISPQPQKWSRAVVVAIVLALTIRYVLWRSLATLNLTDPLNGIFSLGLFFLEMLLVFNTSIQLYLMLRMKDRRREADRMAVAVEAGNFTPPVDIFIPTYNEPAFILRRTVIGCQALDYANKKVYLLDDTKRPEIKLLAKELGCEYITRPDNIHAKAGNINHATGLTNGELIVVFDADFIPTKNFLTRTVGFFQNPEIALVQTPQSFYNHDPISRNLGLENVLAPEEEIFYRQIEIIKDSADSVVCCGTSFVVRRSALEAAGGLVTDSICEDYFTGIRLSATGYRLVYLDEKLSAGLAAENIEAHLNQRLRWARGTLQAFFIDSNPLTIRGLTFVQRLSHLEGLLHWFTSLTKVLYLLIPLGYSFFDIIPLRASARELLYFFLPYYLVQLTVFSWLNCRSGSALLSDIYSFVQCIPLGVTVVSSMLNPFGKGFQVTPKGIASDRFSFNWNLGWPLIVLFAATAVSLWHNLHINLVRNVGTVQSISESAHLSKGMSLGWIWSAYNLLMIGIALLILVDIPKPDIYEWFNLRRVVQLNIGGQSFWGVTTVISESGAEVALTQWPSFAVKNKGSKESFTAAEILPKYAFETSLSQGKIKAVPRSAAVKARRSVAPSVIELGAERRLAKGLIDCDSATLEIMEEKCFIPVAKIELVSDKSQLESSFRDGKECSFVEFPTVRIAFDRLNISQHRCLIEMLYCRPGQWKRQETPGEWRSLWLLLRIALKPRAVFERNRPVRPIGVSQL; this is encoded by the coding sequence ATGACAACTTCAAGATTTGATCTTCAAGACTTGAAACGCCGCTTTTGGCGGATTTCGCGGGTGCCGGTGGCAACGTTAGTCGTGTTGGGGGCGGTTGCTTTCGCAGGTGCGATCGCCGGAGCCTGGTTTGCCCGTGAAGGTACAGTCAGCGGTATTTTTGCCACAATCAACACTTGGCAGCAAAACCCGCCTGTGTGGCTGCAAGTGCCTGCTACGAGCAAGATGTATTTGTTAGTGCCGACTATCGCGCTTGTCTCCGTTGCTTTAGCTGCAATTAAAATTTCGCCTCAACCGCAGAAATGGTCGCGCGCTGTAGTAGTTGCAATAGTTCTGGCTTTAACCATTCGCTACGTTTTATGGCGATCGCTCGCTACTCTAAATTTAACCGATCCCCTCAACGGTATCTTTAGTTTAGGGCTGTTTTTCCTAGAAATGCTACTGGTTTTCAACACCAGTATTCAACTATATTTAATGCTGAGAATGAAAGACCGGCGTCGAGAAGCCGATCGCATGGCAGTTGCAGTTGAAGCTGGAAACTTCACCCCGCCCGTAGATATTTTTATCCCAACTTACAACGAACCGGCTTTTATTTTACGGCGCACTGTAATCGGCTGTCAAGCTTTAGATTATGCCAACAAAAAAGTATATTTGCTCGACGATACTAAGCGCCCTGAAATCAAGTTGCTGGCAAAAGAACTGGGATGCGAGTATATAACCAGACCCGATAATATTCACGCCAAAGCTGGAAACATTAACCATGCCACAGGCCTAACTAATGGAGAACTAATTGTAGTTTTCGATGCAGATTTTATTCCCACTAAAAACTTTTTAACTCGAACAGTTGGATTTTTTCAAAATCCCGAAATCGCCCTCGTTCAAACACCGCAAAGCTTTTACAACCACGACCCCATCTCCCGTAATTTAGGTTTAGAAAATGTACTCGCGCCGGAAGAAGAAATATTTTACAGGCAAATTGAAATCATCAAAGACAGCGCCGACAGCGTGGTTTGTTGCGGTACATCTTTTGTAGTTAGGCGGAGTGCTTTAGAAGCAGCGGGAGGCTTGGTCACAGATTCAATCTGCGAAGATTATTTTACCGGAATTCGGCTGTCAGCAACCGGATATCGCTTAGTTTATTTAGATGAAAAATTGAGTGCTGGTTTGGCGGCTGAAAATATAGAGGCTCATCTAAATCAAAGGCTACGCTGGGCGCGAGGCACGCTTCAGGCATTTTTTATTGATTCCAATCCTTTAACAATTCGCGGTCTCACCTTCGTACAAAGGCTGTCTCATTTGGAAGGATTGCTGCACTGGTTTACCAGTTTAACCAAGGTTTTATATCTGTTGATACCTTTAGGTTATTCGTTTTTCGACATAATTCCTTTGCGGGCAAGTGCGCGGGAATTGCTGTACTTTTTCCTGCCTTACTATTTGGTGCAACTTACTGTGTTTTCTTGGCTGAACTGCAGATCGGGATCGGCTTTGCTTTCCGATATTTATTCGTTCGTCCAGTGTATTCCTTTAGGGGTGACGGTAGTGAGTTCCATGCTGAATCCCTTTGGGAAAGGGTTTCAGGTGACGCCAAAAGGAATTGCGAGCGATCGCTTTAGTTTTAACTGGAATTTGGGATGGCCTTTGATTGTCTTGTTCGCAGCTACAGCAGTCAGTTTGTGGCACAATTTACACATTAATTTAGTTAGAAATGTTGGCACCGTACAGTCAATATCAGAAAGTGCACATTTGTCAAAAGGAATGAGTTTGGGATGGATTTGGAGCGCTTACAACCTGCTGATGATCGGGATTGCATTACTGATTTTGGTGGATATTCCTAAGCCGGACATTTACGAATGGTTCAATTTACGCAGGGTTGTACAATTGAATATTGGCGGTCAAAGTTTTTGGGGTGTAACCACTGTAATTTCGGAAAGTGGCGCTGAAGTTGCTCTGACCCAGTGGCCAAGTTTTGCGGTGAAAAATAAAGGCAGTAAAGAGAGTTTTACAGCAGCAGAAATTTTGCCAAAATATGCCTTTGAGACAAGTTTATCGCAGGGTAAAATAAAAGCGGTTCCTCGAAGTGCGGCAGTCAAAGCAAGGAGATCGGTAGCGCCGTCCGTTATTGAGCTGGGCGCTGAGCGTCGTTTGGCAAAAGGTTTAATAGATTGCGATTCTGCGACTCTGGAAATTATGGAAGAGAAATGTTTTATTCCTGTGGCTAAGATTGAGTTGGTGAGCGATAAATCTCAGTTGGAGTCGAGTTTTCGGGATGGGAAAGAGTGCAGTTTTGTGGAATTTCCTACTGTGCGAATTGCGTTCGATCGCCTGAACATTAGCCAGCACCGCTGTTTGATCGAAATGCTGTACTGTCGCCCGGGCCAGTGGAAGCGGCAGGAAACTCCCGGAGAATGGCGATCGCTGTGGCTATTGTTGAGAATTGCTTTGAAACCGAGGGCTGTTTTTGAGAGGAATAGGCCAGTGAGGCCGATCGGAGTTTCGCAACTTTAG
- a CDS encoding receptor ligand binding family protein yields the protein MSQKNETAVLVLSLLITIGLAGAGIWWLTSRGGINLGGLSPQNQTFPNSATGNSPQSEEAIGQRLSAGQKLLLPERATTTKQAAVQAIASGNYNAAISDLQASLKTNRNDPEALIYLNNARIGDLKSYTIAAAVPIGGDINAALEIMRGVAQAQNEINQSGGISGTPLKVLIANDDNNPEMAAQIASALANNSEILGVIGHFGSDTTLAASKIYQQKQLVAISPTSTSVQLSGVGNNIFRTVPSDRFAANALSRYMVGKLQKQKAAVFFNSASSYSKSLKDEFTTAIYGDGGQIVSEFDFANGNFNAADSVKSAIAQGAEVIMLASNSATIDQALQVVQVNAKRLPLLAGDGAYSAKTLQIGGAGATDMVLAVPWHILADPQSNFPQTSKQLWDAEVSWRTALAYDATLALIAGLGRNPTRTGIQQALSASDFSANGASGPIRFLPSGDRNRAVQLVTVKPGNRTSYGYEFVPISGL from the coding sequence ATGTCCCAAAAAAACGAAACCGCTGTTCTGGTATTATCGCTCCTAATTACGATCGGGCTAGCCGGTGCAGGTATTTGGTGGCTGACAAGCCGAGGCGGCATCAATCTCGGAGGTTTATCACCCCAAAATCAGACATTTCCCAACTCTGCGACGGGGAATTCGCCGCAGTCAGAGGAGGCAATAGGGCAGCGTCTGAGTGCTGGCCAAAAACTGTTACTTCCAGAGCGAGCAACAACAACCAAACAAGCAGCAGTACAGGCGATCGCATCTGGCAACTATAACGCAGCTATTTCCGACTTACAAGCTTCGCTGAAAACCAATCGCAACGATCCAGAAGCACTAATTTACCTCAACAACGCCCGCATCGGGGATCTAAAATCATACACAATTGCCGCAGCAGTTCCCATTGGCGGCGATATCAATGCTGCTCTAGAAATTATGCGGGGCGTAGCTCAAGCTCAAAATGAAATCAACCAAAGCGGCGGCATTAGTGGCACTCCATTAAAAGTCCTAATTGCTAACGATGACAACAACCCAGAAATGGCTGCACAAATTGCCAGTGCTTTAGCAAATAACTCGGAAATTTTAGGAGTAATCGGGCATTTTGGTTCAGATACAACGCTAGCAGCCAGCAAGATTTACCAGCAAAAACAATTAGTAGCAATTTCTCCGACAAGTACCTCTGTGCAGCTTTCAGGAGTTGGCAACAATATATTTCGGACAGTGCCGAGCGATCGGTTTGCGGCTAATGCTCTTTCCCGCTATATGGTGGGAAAATTGCAAAAGCAAAAAGCTGCTGTATTTTTCAATTCTGCCAGCAGTTACAGCAAATCTTTAAAAGATGAATTCACCACTGCTATTTACGGAGATGGAGGACAAATAGTATCGGAATTTGACTTTGCTAATGGCAATTTTAATGCTGCCGATAGCGTTAAAAGTGCGATCGCCCAAGGAGCAGAAGTGATTATGTTAGCATCCAATTCAGCCACGATCGACCAAGCTTTGCAAGTAGTGCAAGTAAACGCCAAGCGGCTGCCGTTACTAGCGGGAGACGGTGCTTATAGTGCTAAAACACTGCAAATCGGTGGCGCAGGAGCAACAGATATGGTGCTGGCTGTTCCTTGGCACATTCTCGCAGATCCGCAGTCAAACTTTCCCCAAACATCCAAACAACTTTGGGATGCTGAAGTAAGTTGGCGCACAGCTTTAGCCTACGATGCGACCCTGGCGTTAATTGCCGGTTTAGGGCGCAATCCGACTCGTACAGGCATTCAACAAGCTTTATCGGCCTCAGATTTTTCGGCAAATGGAGCCTCCGGCCCGATTCGGTTTTTACCTTCGGGCGATCGCAATCGAGCTGTCCAATTAGTAACTGTTAAACCCGGAAATCGCACCAGTTACGGTTACGAGTTTGTGCCGATATCCGGTTTATAA
- a CDS encoding tetratricopeptide repeat protein, whose translation MSLYIEQNPDDARALAHHGENHRLTGHFEAALDDFNRSLDLEPNNAWAIAHRGETYYLMKRYQEAFADFNRAIELNPDYNWAIAHRGVTYRFLGESYYTKALADLDRAIEHQSDYVWAIAYRCRVYELMKCYKQSLIDFDRAIALDETIFVKNWQTERGLIFCYDGQYSEAIACCEQRLQQIADDTTALYCIAVSKARWQGVDKAAREIERSRTALLSQWETGDRGDILYRLSGLAILTGNCEQAWEYLREAIPINDEAIELVGHDPAWLDWRDDPRTQALLAS comes from the coding sequence ATGTCGCTTTATATAGAACAAAACCCCGACGATGCTAGGGCTCTGGCTCATCATGGTGAAAACCATCGGCTGACGGGACATTTTGAAGCAGCTTTAGACGATTTCAACCGATCGCTCGACTTGGAGCCTAACAATGCTTGGGCGATCGCACACCGGGGCGAAACTTATTATCTGATGAAACGCTATCAGGAGGCATTCGCAGATTTCAACCGCGCCATTGAACTGAACCCTGATTATAATTGGGCGATCGCACACCGAGGCGTAACCTACCGCTTTCTGGGAGAATCATATTACACAAAGGCACTGGCTGACTTGGATCGAGCAATTGAGCATCAGTCGGATTACGTTTGGGCGATCGCTTATCGCTGCCGCGTTTATGAGTTGATGAAGTGCTACAAGCAATCCCTGATTGACTTCGATCGAGCGATCGCCCTTGACGAAACCATATTTGTGAAAAATTGGCAAACGGAGAGAGGGTTGATCTTTTGCTATGACGGTCAATATTCCGAGGCGATCGCCTGTTGTGAACAGAGGTTGCAACAAATTGCTGATGACACGACAGCTTTATACTGTATCGCAGTATCAAAGGCGCGTTGGCAAGGAGTGGACAAAGCCGCAAGGGAAATCGAGCGATCGCGGACAGCATTGCTTTCTCAATGGGAAACGGGCGATCGGGGAGATATTCTCTACCGACTCAGCGGTTTAGCAATCTTGACAGGTAACTGCGAACAAGCATGGGAATATCTGCGAGAAGCTATTCCTATCAACGATGAAGCCATTGAGTTAGTCGGTCACGATCCAGCTTGGTTGGATTGGCGGGACGACCCGAGAACTCAGGCATTACTCGCTAGTTAA